The proteins below come from a single Drosophila teissieri strain GT53w chromosome 3L, Prin_Dtei_1.1, whole genome shotgun sequence genomic window:
- the LOC122615879 gene encoding 60S ribosomal protein L18 has product MGIDINHKYDRKVRRTEPKSQDVYLRLLVKLYRFLQRRTNKKFNRIVLKRLFMSKINRPPLSLQRIARFFKAANQPESTIVVVGTVTDDARLLVVPKVTVCALHVTQTARERILKAGGEVLTFDQLALRSPTGKNTLLLQGRRTARTACKHFGKAPGVPHSHTRPYVRSKGRKFERARGRRSSCGYKK; this is encoded by the exons ATG GGTATTGATATCAACCACAAGTACGATCGCAAGGTTCGCAGAACCGAGCCCAAATCCCAGGATGTGTACCTGCGCCTGCTGGTCAAG CTGTACCGCTTCCTTCAGCGCCGCACCAACAAGAAGTTCAACCGCATCGTCCTGAAGCGCTTGTTCATGAGCAAGATCAACCGCCCGCCGCTATCGCTGCAGCGCATCGCTCGCTTCTTCAAGGCCGCCAACCAGCCGGAGTCGACCATCGTGGTCGTCGGCACCGTCACCGACGATGCCCGCCTCCTGGTGGTGCCCAAGGTTACCGTGTGCGCCCTGCACGTCACCCAGACCGCCAGGGAGCGCATCCTGAAGGCCGGCGGTGAGGTCCTGACCTTCGATCAACTGGCTCTCCGCTCGCCCACCGGCAAGAAcactctgctgctgcagggAAGGCGTACCGCCCGCACTGCCTGCAAGCACTTCGGCAAGGCTCCCGGTGTGCCCCACTCGCACACCCGCCCCTATGTCCGCTCCAAGGGACGCAAGTTCGAGCGTGCTCGTGGTCGTCGTTCCAGCTGTGGCTACAAGAAGTAA